The Anoxybacillus amylolyticus DNA segment AATGTAGTAGTAAATATGGTCAATGAAATCGTTATACCCTTTTAAATGTAGATTTTCCACAGGGACATCTTTCATTTTTTTGTATAAGTAAATAAACGACAACAAATCAGAAGGTGGAATATTTGTTCGGACGTTGTCCCCTAAGTTGGCAATCACGTCATCAAGCTTCGGCAGAGAAGTGATTGACGTACTTTTGTCAATAATGGCTCTGAGAACTTGTTTTTGCCGTTCGTTTCTCCCTAAATCTCCTTTAGGATCGGATTTTCGCATTCGTACGTATGCAAGCGCTTGGTTTCCGTTAAGCTCCATTTCCCCTTTATGGAACGTATACCATTTTAATGATCTTGTCAGTTGAGCTTTAAAAGTAAATGGTACATCGACTTTCACTCCGCCAAGCGAGTCAACGATTTGTTCAAATCCTTCAAAATTTGTTGTAATATAATAATCAATCGGCACGTCAATTAATTCGTTGACCGCGGCAATGGTTGCTTCAATGCCGCCATAGCTGTACGAGTGCGTAATTTTATCTTTTCGCCCTTCTGCTGGAATGTAGACACGCGTGTCGCGCGGAATGCTTAGCACGTACACTTTTTTCGTTACCGGATTAACGGTTAACAACATAATAACGTCTGAGCGCCCTTTTTCATCATGGTATTGATTTTCGACACCAACGAGCAAAATTGTCATCGGGTCTTTTTTAATCTCAATGTTTTCATGGGGCTTCTTTTTCAATTTGGAAACATCTAAGGCAGCATATATTTTTTCGCTCGCTCGTTTCGCTTCGGAATAGATTTGGTAGGCGAAAACACTTCCGATACCAATGAGCAGCAAAAGGACAATCAAAAGAAAAGAGCGAAATCTTTTGTTTTTTTTCTTTTTCTTTTTAACAGTTTTCCTGTTTGTTCTTGAATCAATCATAAAAACCCTCTTTTCGGTTGAGAATCGGTCAATGTTTGTACCATCCTCCCATTTTATAAAAAATGAAAGATGGAGTAAATATCCTTTTTCTAAAGTGTTACTTCATTCTCCAAATACTCTGCCATTCCTTCGACAATCTCCACCCTCCCGTTCGTCAAATCGGTGATCCAGTCGATGAACGGTTGTTTGGCAGTTTCTTCGACGAATACGTCGATCTCGACGCGTTCGAGGTAACGGATGGCTTTGATTGGATAAATGGATGCGCGAAGCTCGTTTTCGACTTTGCCAAGCCACGGGTAGTCGATGGTTAGGCGCATGATGCGCATGAGACGGCGTTCGACGATGCCCGCCGCCTTTAGTCCTTCGGAAACGGCTTTGCTGTAAGCGCGGACAAGCCCGCCGGCACCAAGCTTAATGCCGCCAAAGTAGCGCGTGACGACAGCGACCGTATCTTTCAATCCTTTTTTCTTTAATACGTCAAGCATCGGAACACCGGCAGTGCCGCTCGGTTCGCCATCATCGTTTGCTTTTTGAATATGGTCGTGTTCGCCAATGAGGTAGGCCGAGCAGTTATGCGTCGCATCCCAATGTCTTTTTTTAATCGTTTGAATGAATTGTATTGCTTCTTCTTCTGTCGTCGCCCGATTGACATAACAAATGAATCGCGATTTTTCCATCACGATTTCTGCTTCCCCGTACCCTTTGACAGTGTAGTACATTGGCAACAAACGAAAAACACCCCTTATCGGCAACGTTCGACATTGCGACTTTTGTTCGAATGAAGAAAAATGTCTATTTTCCTAATCTGTCCATAGAAAAACGTGCTATACTAAAAATACACGCATAAAACGGCGATAAAAACAATTACGCTTTTTCTATTATAAATCGACAACTTTTTTCCTTCAATAAAACTTTTCACCGGAAAAATTTATCGTTTTTTTATTATGCTAACTTAAGAAGCCCTTCTCTATAGCTAGAAGGGTGAGGATTTCACCAAACGTTGGAGGAACGTTATGTCTTCATATAAAAAATTAAATGCTAAGGCATTGGATAAAATTGTCGAAAAAATGATTAATACCGTGCACGATAGCAAGGACGAAATTTTCCGAATTGGCGAGCAGTCGCGCCAAGAACATGACCGCTTGGTTAATGAACTAACGGAAACGAAACGGCGCGTCCAGCAAATTATTCAGGAAGCTGATCAATTAGAGGCGCAAGCGCGGCTTGCTCGGCAGCGTTTGTCGGCAGTAAATCGCCAATTTTCTCGTTACTCCGAAGAAGAAATTCGCGAAACGTACGAAAAAGCCCACGACTTG contains these protein-coding regions:
- a CDS encoding YigZ family protein, which translates into the protein MLPMYYTVKGYGEAEIVMEKSRFICYVNRATTEEEAIQFIQTIKKRHWDATHNCSAYLIGEHDHIQKANDDGEPSGTAGVPMLDVLKKKGLKDTVAVVTRYFGGIKLGAGGLVRAYSKAVSEGLKAAGIVERRLMRIMRLTIDYPWLGKVENELRASIYPIKAIRYLERVEIDVFVEETAKQPFIDWITDLTNGRVEIVEGMAEYLENEVTL
- a CDS encoding LCP family protein — its product is MIDSRTNRKTVKKKKKKNKRFRSFLLIVLLLLIGIGSVFAYQIYSEAKRASEKIYAALDVSKLKKKPHENIEIKKDPMTILLVGVENQYHDEKGRSDVIMLLTVNPVTKKVYVLSIPRDTRVYIPAEGRKDKITHSYSYGGIEATIAAVNELIDVPIDYYITTNFEGFEQIVDSLGGVKVDVPFTFKAQLTRSLKWYTFHKGEMELNGNQALAYVRMRKSDPKGDLGRNERQKQVLRAIIDKSTSITSLPKLDDVIANLGDNVRTNIPPSDLLSFIYLYKKMKDVPVENLHLKGYNDFIDHIYYYIPDEQSVAEINETLKQALQKDTNTSYTQNSSEQNSKTSN